TCGGGAACACGATCCGCATAGAACGCATCAGCTACGAGGATCTGAGGCAGATGTCCTGGCAGGGGGCCGGCGTCGTCCACCCCAGGGCAGCCGAGATCGCTGGCGAGGCCGGCATCCCGGTCGAGGTCAGGCGCCACTCCTCCGGCGAGACCGTCACCCGGATAGAACCCTTCGTCATCAGGGGCGGCAGGTACATAACCGGGGTCACGTCCGGTCCCGACGTCTCGCGGGTGTCGGTGACCGATCCCGGCGGGGGTCCTCCCAGCTCGTTCTACGCGAACGTATTCGGCGCAGTGGCCGATGCCGGGATCTCCATGGACATGTTCTCGGTGATGGGATGTACGGTCCTCTTCACGGTGGAAGGCCCTAGGGCGGCGGACGTCCGTTCCATCCTGTCCGGGATGGGCTTCGCCGTGGACCTCGAGGGGCCGTGCTCCAAGGTCTCGATCGTGGGTGCCGGCATGCACGGGATGAGGGGCGTCATGGCCCGGTTCGCCCGCACTCTCGACTGCGCCGGGATCGAGATGCTGCAGACCGTCGACTCGCATGCGACCATTTCCGCGCTGGTCAGGCGCGGCGACAGGGACAGGGCGCTCGCCGCCCTCCACCATGAGTTCCTGGAGGCCGGATGAGGCTCCTTCCCGTTCTTCTG
The Candidatus Fermentibacter sp. DNA segment above includes these coding regions:
- a CDS encoding aspartate kinase, producing the protein MEATSPRVYKFGGTCIADESGRQAAVGHCAKALSDGRGLVVVVSAMGRNGDPYATDTLSGLAPGAPAAERDSLLCCGEIISAAVMADALRTSGIPAESLTGWDAGLSTDGLHGDAGICRIDTARIRGLLDRGVVPVVAGFQGGGPDGSACTLGRGGSDTTALALAAAIGAGEAVLFKNVDSIRSADPALVGNTIRIERISYEDLRQMSWQGAGVVHPRAAEIAGEAGIPVEVRRHSSGETVTRIEPFVIRGGRYITGVTSGPDVSRVSVTDPGGGPPSSFYANVFGAVADAGISMDMFSVMGCTVLFTVEGPRAADVRSILSGMGFAVDLEGPCSKVSIVGAGMHGMRGVMARFARTLDCAGIEMLQTVDSHATISALVRRGDRDRALAALHHEFLEAG